TGGCGATCTTCAATCATCCGTTGAGCTTCCGCTTTCCGACCCGCTGGCATGTGCGGCCCTATGGCTTGTTCGCAGCCAATCCGTTCGGTGCGACGAGCTTCGACAAGAACACGAAGGATGAGAGTGGAGCAACCGTTCGCTCCGGCGAATCGCTGACGCTGCGCTATCGCGTTTTCTTCCATAAGGGAGACGTCGCGGTCGGGGGCATCGATGCGGCTTATAAGCAATATGCCGCTGAGAAGCCGTAACGGTTTCAAGACCGCGATGTCGTTCGCTTCTATGCGCTGTTTCCGGCCGATGGCAATGCCCGGCTGAGATGGGAATCGCACGCGCTGCGCCAAGGGATGTGTGTAACGGCGTTCCCGAATGTAACGTCGCTTTTCAGCGGCGTTTGTCGCGCCATTGCCGCACTGTTGCGGCTCCATGGGTTCGCGCGTTTAACGGCAAGCTGCGCGACGAACTTTAGCGGAGAAAATTCGGCCGGTGTTGCCCATGCGCATTTTTACTTGTCGAAGTAGGTTGCGCACATTGCCGATAGCTCAAACAAGCCAATGGCATCCTAAGCCTTTAGCTTTCTCTATGCGACTCATTCGACCACCCCAGAGGCGCGCATTCGTATGAACCAGGGTGACTGCCAACTCAATAACTTGAACGAACTTCGAGACTACGTCTACGAAACCCTTTGTCTGAGAGAGAATTTAGAGCCCGGTGCGTTCCACATGTCGGAACAGCTTTTGATCCGTGCGGGCAAGCCATGCGGGATGCATTTTTGCCTACACGGCCCTCGTGCGGTGATGTTCTCCGCGATTTGGGAGACGAAGCAGCAGACGATTTTGTTTTACGATTCGACGGGAATCCGTTTCCAACGGACTCGCCTGGCGAAAATCCACGAGATGGAAGCGGTTGCCGCCTAAGCGAACGACGTGTTGACCGCCCTGTCATCGTGATGTATACATAAGACCACTAATCATCAATTGTACATGGAGGATTGATTATCCATGCTAGTGCTATCTAGAAAAGAAAACGAACGGATTCGTTTGGGCGATTCCATCATCGTGACCATTGTGCGGGTCTCGGGAGATAAGGTGCGGCTCGGCATTCAAGCGCCGCCCGATGTGCTCGTGTTGCGAGACGAACTGGAGACCTTTAGCAAGCAAGACGCTCCGCAGTTAGTCACTCCTCTGGTGACAGTCGTTGATCTGCCGATCGTTCCCCAGGCTTTGGCCGGCTAGGCAGGCTTAGTTAATTGCGTAGATGCCCGGACCTTTTTAAGCAGTAGGCCTGTCGAAGTCGCTATTAAGCGCTTCGACAGGCTGCAGGGCCACGCAAGGAAGGACCCCAGGCTGGGAAATCGCTGGAATTCGGCATCGCTGAAATTAAACTGGTGGTTTACCGCCGACTTGCGTCTTTTTTTGATTTTTTGAAAATCTGCGCGTAACTGCCGGCATAACCGAGTCAATTAGCGTCGGTAGCCCGAAAAACTTGGTTCACGCCTCCCTGCGATCCCACCATCGTCTCTCTTAGGCGATCTCTCGCACGGCGTGAACTGCCTTCCTGGCTGCGAATTGGCTGACGACGAATTGCCCGCCTGGCTTGTTGCCCGCCTGACTTGGCAATCTTGCTGAAAACACCCTCCCCGATAACAGTCCCGCTTTGACCGGAGATGGATCTTATGATGAAGCCTAGCCGCCGTGATTTCTTGACCGTCGGTGCCTTGGCCGGCGTCGGCCTGACGCTCCCTGAGCTTTTCCGATTGGAAAGCGCTCGTGCCGAGAAGAAGAA
The window above is part of the Planctomycetia bacterium genome. Proteins encoded here:
- a CDS encoding carbon storage regulator, with the protein product MLVLSRKENERIRLGDSIIVTIVRVSGDKVRLGIQAPPDVLVLRDELETFSKQDAPQLVTPLVTVVDLPIVPQALAG